In Paenacidovorax monticola, the genomic window TGCAGGACCGCCATTCGCCCGACGGCGTGCGCGACGAGACCGAGCAGAGCCTGATCGACACCGAGGCCCTGATTCGCCGCTGGCACGGCGTGGGGCGCCTGGGCTACGCGATCACGCCGCGCTTCGCGCCCACGAGCACCCCGAGCAGCTGCGCGGCGCGGGTGAACTGGCCGCGCGCTACCCCGAGGTGTGGATCCAGTCGCACGTGGCCGAGAACCTCGACGAGATCGCCTGGGCGCGCGAGCTGTTTCCCGCCTCGCGCAGCTATCTGAGCGTGTACGACGACTTTGGCCTCATGCGCGAGCGCGCCGTGTACGCGCACTGCATCCACTTCGACGACGCCGACCGCGCCCTCATGCGCGAGCGCCGCACGGCCGCGGCCGTGAGCCCCACGAGCAACCTGTTCCTGGGCAGCGGCTTCTTCGACTACGCCAGCGCCGACGAGGCGGGCTTTGCCTATGGCCTCGCGAGCGACGTGGGCGGGGGCACGAGCTTCAGCCCCTTCCGCACCATGCTCGCGGCCTACTACGTGGGGCGCGAGGGCCAGACCAAGCGTGGCCTGTCGCTCTCGCCCGCGCAGCTCTGGTGGCAGCACACGGCGGGTGCCGCGCAGGCCCTGGGCCTGGCCGGCGTGGTGGGCAACCTGCAGCCGGGGTGCGAGGGCGATTTCATCGTGCTCAACCCGCAGGCCACGCCGCTGCTGGCGCGCAAGACCGTCCAGGCGCGCAACCTGGACGAACTGCTGTTTGCCATGATCGTGCTCGGCGACGACCGGCTCATCGAGGAGACCGTGATCTCCTGACGCCTAGAATGGGGCCGAGGAGTTAGTCAATGAGCATCAAAAGCGACAAATGGATCCGCCGCATGGCCGAGCAGCACGGCATGATCGAGCCTTTCGAGCCCGGGCAGGTCCGGGAGGTCGAGGGCCGCAAGATCATCAGCTACGGCACCAGCAGCTACGGCTACGACATCCGCTGCGCGCCGGAATTCAAGGTTTTCACCAACATCCACAGCACGGTGGTGGACCCCAAGCACTTCGACGAGAAGAGCTTTGTCGATTTTCATGGCGACAGCTGCATCATCCCGCCCAACAGCTTCGCGCTGGCGCGCACGTTGGAGTACTTCCGCATTCCGCGCAACGTGCTCACGATCTGCCTGGGCAAGAGCACCTACGCGCGCTGCGGCATCATCGTGAACGTCACGCCCTTCGAGCCCGAGTGGGAGGGCTACGTGACGCTGGAGTTCTCCAACACCACGCCGCTGCCCGCACGCATCTACGCGGGCGAGGGCTGCGCGCAGGTGCTGTTCTTTGAAAGCGACCCTGACGACGTCTGCGAGGTCTCGTACAAGGACCGTGGCGGCAAGTACCAGGGCCAGGTCGGCGTGACCCTGCCCAAGGCCTGATTTCCCAGGCCCTCAGGCCAGCGTGCGCGCCTGGTTGCGGCCCGCGGCCTTGGCGGCGTAGAGGGCCTCGTCGACGCGCCGGATGAGGGTGTCTGCACCTTCCGCGTCCGGGCGCAGGGTCGATACGCCCGCGCTCACGGTGATGGGGCCCACTTCGGGCTCGGGTTCGCTGGCGATGGTGTGCACCAGTTCGTCGGCGATGCGCTGTGCCATGGCCAGGTCGGTGTCGGGCAGCAGCACCAGGAACTCCTCTCCGCCCATGCGGGCCACCACGTCGGATTCGCGCAGGCGTGCGGTCAGGCGCCGGGCCAGGCTGCGCAGCACCTGGTCGCCCACGTCGTGGCCGTAGCGGTCGTTGATGCGCTTGAAATGGTCCGCATCCAGCGCAATGAGGCTGAGCGGGCGGCCCCCGCGCCGCGCCAGGGCCAGCGCGAACTGCATCTGGGCACCGAAGCCGCGCCGGTTCAGCAGGCCGGTCAGCGGGTCGCTGCGCGCTTGGCGGTCGAGTTCCTGGTTGGCCTCCTGCAGCTCCAGCGTGCGGCGGCGCACCTGGGCCTCCATCTCTTCGTTCATGCGCAGCAGGCGCTGCGTCATGGAGATGAGCGATGACGACAGCCGGTAGACCTCTCGGTTGCTCGTGGCGAGCGGAATGGTGGCGCCGGGGCGGCCCGCCTCGACGGCGCTGGCGGCGCTCGCGAGCGCGTTCAGGTCCTCGCTGAGCCGGCGCGCGACGAACCAGGCCAGGCCCGCTGCCGCCAGTGCTACTGCCACGCCCAGACCCAGGGCCAGCGTGGCGGCGTCGCGGGCCTCGGCGAAGGCCGCCTGCACGGGCTGGCGCGCCACGATCTGCCAGCCCAGGTCGCTTGCGGCATTCTGGGGCTGCAGGCGGGTGACGGCCGTGAGGTAGTTCTGGCCGTCCTTCCAGGCCACGACCGCCGAGGCGTGGTGGTGCGGGCTGTCGGCATCAGGGTGGAGGGCGGCCAGGGCAGTGTCTGGCCTTGGGCCCGAAAGGCCTCTAGCTGGCCGGCAGGCGCGTAGATGAGCTCGCCCTGGCGGTCGAACACGAAGAGGGCGATCTGCTGCTGCGCTGCGAAGGGCGAGAGCAGTCCTTCCACCGTCTCGCGCGCCCAATCCCAGCCGACGTGGATGCCAAGCACGCCCACGGTCTGCGGACCCACGCGGATGGGCGCCGCGAAGTCCATGAAGCGCAGCGGCTCGCCCGGCGGGCGCGCGGACAGCAGGTCCGACAGCAGCTTGGCGGGGTGCACATCGCCCACGTACAGATCCTGCAGGCCCGCCTGGAACCAGGGGCGCTCCTTCACGTCGTGGCCCCGCAGCAGGTTGCCGCTGGAGGCACGCACGATGCCCGCGGCGTCGGCCACTCCGATCCAGACCTGGTGCGAGCGCAGGGCCTGGCTGCGCTGGAGGAGCGCAATCACCTCCGGAGCATCCAGGCCCCGGGCCCAGAGGTCGGGCGAGCCCGCCAGGACTTGCACCAGGCGGCTGTTGTCGAACAGCCCTGCGGCCAGCAAGTGCGCGGCATTGCCGGCCACGGCATGCAGTGACGTGCCCGCGTCGCGCTGGATGCGCTGCCTGAGAAGTTCGCCGAACGCGAGCGACAGCAACAGGGCCAGCACGGCGACGAGGGCGCCGAACACCAGCGCGATCTGCGCGCGCAGGCTCGGTCGGCGGAGGGGGCGGGCGGGCGGATCCAGAGGGGAGGCTGCGGGATCGGCCATGCCTGTCACCTTGACTGGGAGGGGGCGCCGCGCAGGGCCAGTCGGGCGGCGGCCAGGTCCCAGCCGCCCCAGCCGCAGCACTTGAACAGCACCGGGCCGGGGCCGGGCCGCCATCGGCCGCGCTCCAGGTCGGCCAGCGTGGGCAGGGCGGCCACGTCCATCCCGGCCTGGATCAGATCCCCCGCCTCGTGCACGGCGTCCGTGGTGTCCACCACCACCTGGCCGGTGCGCGCCAGGTCGCGGCACAGCCCGGCGTCCAGCTCCGCCATGCGGGGGGTGAATGCGCCCACGGCGGCAATGAAGGCGTCTGCGCGCGGCGCAGCACGCAGCACCACGGCGTTGGCGGGGGTGCATGTCACGATGAGCGGGCATTCGGCCGCGGCGCTGTCGGCGTCGGCCACGGCGCGGGCTGGCACGCCCAGGTCGCGGGCCGCCTGCGCGAGCGCCTCGGCGCTGGCCTGGCTGCGCGAGGCGACGAAGACCTCGGTCACGTCCAGCCCGGCCACGAAGGCCTGCAGGTGCGCCAGGCCCTGCGTGCCCGCGCCGATGACCAGCAGCGGGCCGCGGCGCGTGGGGGCCAGCCGCTGCGCTGCGAGCAGCGACACGGCGGCCGTGCGCCGCGCCGTGATGGTGGGGCCGTCGAGGATCAGGCGTCGCTCGCCGGTGGCGACGTCGAACACCACCACGTCGCCCTGGATGGAGGCGCGCCCCGTGCCCGCGTTGGCGGGCGTGAGGGTGATGAGCTTGGTCATAGCCACCCGGGCGTCGCAGGCGGGCATGGCGAACAGGCTGGCATCGCCGGCCATCGGCATCACGATGCGGGCGGGTACCAGCACCGAGTCGTCGCGCAGCAGTGCGGCGATCTCGTCGGCCAGGGCGCGCCAGGGCAGCAGGGCGGCCGTCGCTTCGGCATTCAGGGAGTCGGGCGAGGGACTGTGCGGGGGCTGCGTCATGCGGCCGACTGTACACAGCATGCGCGCCTTTGCGTAGGGGGCTGCCAGGCAACAAATGGAAGCGTGGCCCGGGCGGTGCCAGCGTAATATGGCGTCCGCGCACCCGCCGTGTGGGTGGCTCAGGAGCAAGACGATGAGATGGGAAGGTAACCGTGAATCCGACAACGTGGAGGATCGGCGGGACAGCGATGGCGGAGGCGGCGGCATGCCCGTGTTTGGCGGGCGCAGCATCGGAATTGGCACCATCGTGATCGCGCTGCTCGGCGGCTGGGTGCTCGGGATCAACCCCCTGACCATCCTGGGCCTGCTCAGCGGCGGAGGCGGCCCCGTGCAGGTGCAGCAGCAACAGGCGCCCGCGCACCGCCCGCCTGCGGACGACCGCCTGGCGAAGTTCGTCTCCACCGTGCTGGCCGATACCGAGGATGTCTGGACCGACGTGTTCCGCCAGGGCGGCGGCAACTACCAGCAGCCGCGCCTGGTGCTGTTCCGTGGCGCCACGCCCACGGCCTGCGGCACGGGCCAGGCGGCCATGGGGCCGTTCTACTGCCCGGCCGACCGCAAGGTCTACATCGACCTGGGCTTCTATGAGACCCTCAAGAACCGCCTGGGCGCGCCCGGCGACTTCGCCCAGGCCTACGTGATCGCGCACGAGGTGGGCCACCATGTGCAGAACCTGCTGGGCATCAGCAGCAAGGTGGACCAGATGCGCGGCCGCGTGAGCCAGGTTGAGTACAACCGGCTCTCGGTGCGCCTGGAACTGCAGGCCGACTGCCTGGCCGGCGTCTGGGCCCACCATGCGCAGAACGCGCGGCAGATTCTCGAGCAGGGCGATGTCGAGGAGGCCATGAACGCCGCGGCCAAGATCGGCGACGATGCACTGCAGCGCGCGGGCGGCGGCGCCGTGGTGCCCGACAGCTTCACCCACGGCACCAGCGCGCAGCGCCAGCGCTGGTTCCACACCGGCCTGCAAACGGGCAGCGTGAAGGCCTGCGATACCTTCTCGTCCAACGCTGTCTGAGCGTCAGCGTCCGCCAGCATTGCGCGGTGCGCTATTGAAAACATAGTGATTGCGCCGGGGCGCAGGACGCCCCGGCACGCTTGCACCCACGGAAAAACCGGCTTTTGGCCCACAGTGCGACAATAGAGGGCTCCATGACAAGCTCTTTCTCCAATTTATCGCTGGCCGAGCCGCTGGCGCGCGCCGTGGCCGAGATGGGCTACGAGTCGATGACCCCCATCCAGGCACAGGCCATTCCGGTCGTGCTGACCGGCAAGGACGTGATGGGCGCGGCGCAGACCGGCACGGGCAAGACGGCGGCGTTCTCGCTGCCGCTGCTGCAGCGCCTGCTCAAGCACGAGAACAGCTCCACCTCGCCCGCGCGCCATCCCGTGCGCGCCCTGGTGCTGCTGCCCACGCGCGAGCTGGCCGACCAGGTTGCCCAGCAGATCGCGCTGTACGCCAAATACACCAAGCTGCGCAGCACCGTGGTGTTCGGCGGCATGGACATGAAGCCCCAGACGCTGGAGCTCAAGAAGGGCGTGGAGGTGCTCGTGGCCACGCCGGGGCGCCTGCTGGACCATATCGAGGCCAAGAACGCGGTGCTGAACCAGGTCGAGTACGTGGTGCTGGACGAGGCCGACCGCATGCTCGACATCGGCTTCCTGCCCGACCTGCAGCGCATCCTGTCATACCTGCCCAAGAGCCGCACCACGCTGCTGTTCTCGGCCACGTTCTCGCCCGAGATCAAGCGCCTGGCCGGCAGCTACCTTCAGGACCCGATCACCATCGAGGTCGCGCGCCCCAACGAGACCGCCTCGACGGTGGAGCAGCGCTTCTACAGCGCCAGCGACGACGACAAGCGCCGTGCCATCCGCAAGGTGCTCAAGGACCGTGAGATCCGCCAGGCCTTCGTTTTCGTGAACAGCAAGCTTGGCTGTGCGCGCCTGGCGCGTTCGCTCGAGCGCGACGGCCTGCGCACGGCGGCGCTGCACGGCGACAAGAGCCAGGACGAGCGCCTCAAGGCGCTGGACGCCTTCAAGCAGGGCAACGTGGACCTGCTGGTCTGCACCGACGTGGCCGCGCGCGGCCTGGACATCAAGGATGTGCCGGCGGTGTTCAACTACGACGTGCCCTTCAATGCCGAGGACTACGTGCACCGCATCGGCCGCACGGGCCGGGCGGGCGCCACGGGCCTGGCCGTGACACTGGTGTCGGGCAGCGATGCGCGCCTCGTGGCCGACATCGAAAAGCTCATCAAGAAGAAGATCGAGATCGAGGCCATCGAGCTCGACGACGAGCGCCCGCGCGGCCGCTTCAACGAAGGCCGCCGCGCATGGCAGGACGAAGACGGCGAGGCGCGCCGTGGCGCGGACCGCGACCGTGGCCGCTCCTCGCTGTCCGGGCATGGCGGCGCACCGCGCTCCTTCCGCCCGGCCCCAGCGCCGCGCGACCCGTTCTTCGACCAGCCCTACGAGGCCTCGGCAGCCGGGGCCGCAGCCCCCGCCTGGGAAGCCGCAGCGCGCCCCTCGGCCGGCCGCGGCATCTCGGCCAACATCAAGCCCAAGCGCAAGGTGGCCGCGCTTTTCAAGGCACCCGAGCCCACGGTGCAGTAACCGTCCTAGAGCCTGGCCACCGCATGCCGGTGTCCTGGCCCCGCCAGGGCCGCGACCAGCGCGGCATCGATTTCCGTGAATTCCAGCACACGCCCGCCGCGCGCGTCCGCGAAGCGCCGGGCGCTTTCGCGCGTGGCAAAGGCAGGCAGATTGCCCGCACGCATCGGCCCGAGTGCCGAAGAGCCGTGAACGTAGGCGGCCTTGTGCGCCTCGATCCACTGGCCTGAGCCGGCGTCGGTCACATAGCGGGCCGTGATGTCTGCGGCGCTGCGCCCCCGTGTGTAGTCGGGCACTCGCTCCAGGTAGCGCAGCAAGCTCAGCGGCGAGTCGAAGAACTGCGCGTCACCGTTCGTGAAGATCACCTGCGCGGCCCAGCCGGGCGACCGCGCGGGGTACATGCCGCACACGGGGCAGCGCGCATCGGTCGGTACGGGGCGTGCCGCCGTGGGCGGTTGGCCCGAGGCCGGGTCGTAGGGCGTCGGCGGCGCGACGATGCACACGTCCTCCTCGAGCGGCGCCGCGGCTGCCGGGCGCTGCCGCCACCAGCCAGTCAGGCCCGCGAGGCCCGCCAGCGCGAGCGCCGCGCAGGCATGGCGACGCTGCAGGGAGGGGCGCACGGGGTCCATGGGCATGTGCTGGCTCACATGCGTGTGTCGTGCAGCGCGCCGCCGCTGAGGTCGGCCATCTCGGGCGTGATCTCGGCGAAGTGCAGCACTCGCCCGCCGTGCTCGGCGGCGAACTTCGCGGCGGCCTCCTGGGTGGCGAAGCTCGCGAGCGTGGGGCCCATGGAGCCGTGGCGCCGGCTACCGCTCACGTAGAGGGCTGTTCGCGCGTTGATCCAGTGGCCGCGCGGCACGTCCCAGTCGGCCAGGCCCATGTCCTGCACATAGGCGGCAGCCACGGCGCGCACCTGCTCGCCGGCGAGCAGGGCGCTGAACAGCTCCACCGTGTCGCAGAAGAACACGGGCTGCGCTTGGCCGGCGTAGTGGATCTGGGCCTTGGGGCCGGGGTAGTCGGCGAGCAGCATGCCGTCCAGCTCGCAGCTCGTGGCGCGATCGAAATCGGCGGGCGCGGCGGCATGGGCGCTGTCGGCGCCGGTGCGGTCCGAGCAGCCCGCGAGGCCGGCCAGGCCCATGCCCAGCGGGGCCGCGAGCGCCCAGCCGAGCAGGCGGCGGCGGGTATGGCGCGCGCAGGCGCAGCGGTAGGTCGGGGTCGTCATGGCTTGTGGAACCTCCAGCCCGCGAGGCACAGCGGCAGCACGACCCAGCCGAGCATGACCGCGCCCAGCAGCCAGGGGCTGGCCAGGGGCGCGGGCACGACGCTGGCCAGGCCGTAGAGCGTGCGCACGTCGTCGAGCGAAAACACGTTGAGGATGCGGAACGCGTCCGCAGGGTTGAGCAGCAGCAGCCAGGCCAGTGCCTCGCCGCCATGGGAGCCGCCCGTGGCCACGAGGGTGCCGAGCAGCAGCAGGTCGAACACGAGCACAAAGAAAAACCAGGTGGCGATGGCCAGGCCCGAGGCGCGGGTGCGGTCGCGCGCGAGCACCGACATGAACACCGCGAGGCTCAGGAAGGCAAGCCCCAGCAGGACCGAACTCAGCATGAAGCCGCCGAAGTGCCACAGGGCCGCGCCCTGGAACTGCCGCACGAGCAGCGCGGCCACGAGCGCGAAGCCCGCGAGCGTGGACAGCGCGAGCGCCGCCGCGAGGCCCAGGTACTTGCCCAGCAGCAATTCCCAGCGCGTGATGGGCAGCGACAGCAGCAGGTCCAGCGAGCCGCGCTCGTGCTCGCCCACGATGGCGTCGAAGCCCAGCAGCAGCGCGATGAGCGGGATCAGGTAGATCACGAGGCTCACGAGGCTGGCGATCGTGAATTCGGTCGAGCGCAGGCCCACGGTGCCTTGCTGCGCACCGCCGAAGTAGGCGATGGCGAGCGAGAACGCCGTGAACACCAGTGCCACGGCGAGCACCCAGCGGTTGCGCATGCGGTCGCGGAATTCCTTGGCGGCGATGGCGAGGATCTGGCGGATTTCCATCATGGAGCGTGTCCTTTTTCATCGCCGGGCCGCCCCAAGATGAAAAGCGGCCCCCCAGGGGGGCAGCAACTGCACGAAGTGAGGAGCGTGGGGGTCATCTTTTTCAGCGGGAAATGCCGAAGAACAGGTCTTCGAGCGAGGGTTCGTGGATGCGCAGGTCGCGCACGCGCGCGCCGAGCGGCGCGATCGCGCCCAGCACGGCCATGCGGGCCTCGCGCGGGCAGGACAGGCGCAGGCCTTCGGGGGTGGGTGTGGCCTGGGATGCCGGCACCGCAGCCAGCGCCTGCGCCACGGCAGGAGCGTCGCCGGGGGCGGTCGTGATGTCGAACACCAGCGGCATGCGTGCCTGGTCGCGCAGCGCCTGCACGCTGCCCAGTGCCTGCAGCCGGCCTGCGGCGAGGATGGCGAGGCGGTCCACGCGCTCCTGCAGTTCCGCAAGGATGTGCGAGGTGATCACGATGGTCACGCCGCCCTGCTGCAGCGAGCGCAGCGTGGCGTAGAAGTCGCGGATGGCGAGCGGGTCCAGGCCGTTGGTGGGCTCGTCGAGCAGCAGCACGCGCGGCGCGCCCAGCAGCGCCTGCGCAAAGCCCAGCCGCTGGCGCATGCCTTTGGAGTACTCGCGTAC contains:
- a CDS encoding nitrous oxide reductase accessory protein NosL, with protein sequence MTTPTYRCACARHTRRRLLGWALAAPLGMGLAGLAGCSDRTGADSAHAAAPADFDRATSCELDGMLLADYPGPKAQIHYAGQAQPVFFCDTVELFSALLAGEQVRAVAAAYVQDMGLADWDVPRGHWINARTALYVSGSRRHGSMGPTLASFATQEAAAKFAAEHGGRVLHFAEITPEMADLSGGALHDTRM
- the dcd gene encoding dCTP deaminase, yielding MSIKSDKWIRRMAEQHGMIEPFEPGQVREVEGRKIISYGTSSYGYDIRCAPEFKVFTNIHSTVVDPKHFDEKSFVDFHGDSCIIPPNSFALARTLEYFRIPRNVLTICLGKSTYARCGIIVNVTPFEPEWEGYVTLEFSNTTPLPARIYAGEGCAQVLFFESDPDDVCEVSYKDRGGKYQGQVGVTLPKA
- a CDS encoding GGDEF domain-containing protein encodes the protein MARQPVQAAFAEARDAATLALGLGVAVALAAAGLAWFVARRLSEDLNALASAASAVEAGRPGATIPLATSNREVYRLSSSLISMTQRLLRMNEEMEAQVRRRTLELQEANQELDRQARSDPLTGLLNRRGFGAQMQFALALARRGGRPLSLIALDADHFKRINDRYGHDVGDQVLRSLARRLTARLRESDVVARMGGEEFLVLLPDTDLAMAQRIADELVHTIASEPEPEVGPITVSAGVSTLRPDAEGADTLIRRVDEALYAAKAAGRNQARTLA
- a CDS encoding ABC transporter ATP-binding protein, with product MTEAIHPTTADSAPAIEIRGVRKHYGAVRAVDGIDLRVERGEILGLIGHNGAGKSTLFKMMLGLVPATAGEILVGGAPVQGRGFRAARRHLGYLPENVVLYDNLSGLETLCFFARLKGAPAAQCTEVLERVGLADAGRRPVREYSKGMRQRLGFAQALLGAPRVLLLDEPTNGLDPLAIRDFYATLRSLQQGGVTIVITSHILAELQERVDRLAILAAGRLQALGSVQALRDQARMPLVFDITTAPGDAPAVAQALAAVPASQATPTPEGLRLSCPREARMAVLGAIAPLGARVRDLRIHEPSLEDLFFGISR
- a CDS encoding nitrous oxide reductase accessory protein NosL, giving the protein MDPVRPSLQRRHACAALALAGLAGLTGWWRQRPAAAAPLEEDVCIVAPPTPYDPASGQPPTAARPVPTDARCPVCGMYPARSPGWAAQVIFTNGDAQFFDSPLSLLRYLERVPDYTRGRSAADITARYVTDAGSGQWIEAHKAAYVHGSSALGPMRAGNLPAFATRESARRFADARGGRVLEFTEIDAALVAALAGPGHRHAVARL
- a CDS encoding cache domain-containing protein; amino-acid sequence: MFGALVAVLALLLSLAFGELLRQRIQRDAGTSLHAVAGNAAHLLAAGLFDNSRLVQVLAGSPDLWARGLDAPEVIALLQRSQALRSHQVWIGVADAAGIVRASSGNLLRGHDVKERPWFQAGLQDLYVGDVHPAKLLSDLLSARPPGEPLRFMDFAAPIRVGPQTVGVLGIHVGWDWARETVEGLLSPFAAQQQIALFVFDRQGELIYAPAGQLEAFRAQGQTLPWPPSTLMPTARTTTPRRSWPGRTARTTSRPSPACSPRMPQATWAGRSWRASPCRRPSPRPATPPRWPWVWAWQ
- a CDS encoding ABC transporter permease; the encoded protein is MEIRQILAIAAKEFRDRMRNRWVLAVALVFTAFSLAIAYFGGAQQGTVGLRSTEFTIASLVSLVIYLIPLIALLLGFDAIVGEHERGSLDLLLSLPITRWELLLGKYLGLAAALALSTLAGFALVAALLVRQFQGAALWHFGGFMLSSVLLGLAFLSLAVFMSVLARDRTRASGLAIATWFFFVLVFDLLLLGTLVATGGSHGGEALAWLLLLNPADAFRILNVFSLDDVRTLYGLASVVPAPLASPWLLGAVMLGWVVLPLCLAGWRFHKP
- a CDS encoding DEAD/DEAH box helicase → MTSSFSNLSLAEPLARAVAEMGYESMTPIQAQAIPVVLTGKDVMGAAQTGTGKTAAFSLPLLQRLLKHENSSTSPARHPVRALVLLPTRELADQVAQQIALYAKYTKLRSTVVFGGMDMKPQTLELKKGVEVLVATPGRLLDHIEAKNAVLNQVEYVVLDEADRMLDIGFLPDLQRILSYLPKSRTTLLFSATFSPEIKRLAGSYLQDPITIEVARPNETASTVEQRFYSASDDDKRRAIRKVLKDREIRQAFVFVNSKLGCARLARSLERDGLRTAALHGDKSQDERLKALDAFKQGNVDLLVCTDVAARGLDIKDVPAVFNYDVPFNAEDYVHRIGRTGRAGATGLAVTLVSGSDARLVADIEKLIKKKIEIEAIELDDERPRGRFNEGRRAWQDEDGEARRGADRDRGRSSLSGHGGAPRSFRPAPAPRDPFFDQPYEASAAGAAAPAWEAAARPSAGRGISANIKPKRKVAALFKAPEPTVQ
- the ypfJ gene encoding KPN_02809 family neutral zinc metallopeptidase; amino-acid sequence: MRWEGNRESDNVEDRRDSDGGGGGMPVFGGRSIGIGTIVIALLGGWVLGINPLTILGLLSGGGGPVQVQQQQAPAHRPPADDRLAKFVSTVLADTEDVWTDVFRQGGGNYQQPRLVLFRGATPTACGTGQAAMGPFYCPADRKVYIDLGFYETLKNRLGAPGDFAQAYVIAHEVGHHVQNLLGISSKVDQMRGRVSQVEYNRLSVRLELQADCLAGVWAHHAQNARQILEQGDVEEAMNAAAKIGDDALQRAGGGAVVPDSFTHGTSAQRQRWFHTGLQTGSVKACDTFSSNAV
- a CDS encoding delta(1)-pyrroline-2-carboxylate reductase family protein, translated to MTQPPHSPSPDSLNAEATAALLPWRALADEIAALLRDDSVLVPARIVMPMAGDASLFAMPACDARVAMTKLITLTPANAGTGRASIQGDVVVFDVATGERRLILDGPTITARRTAAVSLLAAQRLAPTRRGPLLVIGAGTQGLAHLQAFVAGLDVTEVFVASRSQASAEALAQAARDLGVPARAVADADSAAAECPLIVTCTPANAVVLRAAPRADAFIAAVGAFTPRMAELDAGLCRDLARTGQVVVDTTDAVHEAGDLIQAGMDVAALPTLADLERGRWRPGPGPVLFKCCGWGGWDLAAARLALRGAPSQSR